Proteins encoded within one genomic window of Desulfonatronospira thiodismutans ASO3-1:
- a CDS encoding ATP-binding protein yields MKLFTRGISLKAALLALFAVVTVAAVALVGLFSYYTGKRAVNDVALQLRAEVVERINEHVQDYLLLPHQINHVNARAIALDNGLAQDQEALSARFAEQVDLFPTLTSISFGNALGGLANSGREPRNDSRYVIVTDRFQAGTFRKIALDSDARQDREIDVLTEFDARTRPWYKLAQDKGGPVYSDIYILFTGQDMSLAASSPVYDRQDNFLGVLSIDLFLGHLSEFLRDLDIGNQGQAVIMERSGDLVASSKGRVLMVDKVPSLSRRVQGVESEVPAVREAVRSLMFRFEDLDAIQEDHFLDFKVQGRKHLLQVSSLKVDPGIDWLVAVSMPEEDFMAGFAAQNRITILITLAVLGLALLAGMFVTRGIVRPVSLLERAAGRLTSGYQPEEIAEKSRFVEVRNLTRSFNQMSRKVSDSILKLNNELAERRRAEESLRESQERMQAVTDSAHDAIIMMGPDGEISYWNPMAESIFGYTAQEVMGKSLHHLLAPERYHTDITKAMPEFQRTGQGNAVGKTIELSAIGKDGLEIPISLSMSSVLLQGRWHAVGIARDISRRKAAEKELIQAKEQAEAANIAKSKFLANMSHELRTPFNGIMGMMQLLQTTDLNDEQQEFVNLAIQSSERFVRLLTDILELSNIEAGKMSICSAEFRTGELLESLSDLFSAEALKKGIVLEFSMEPDVPEQVSGDKTRVKQVMFTLVGNALKFTESGSVQVHLTSISGAKGGDTRLKFSVSDTGIGIPDDKLSTLFNPFVQVDGSYTRKYQGAGLGLSLVKRLVDMMNGNISVESEVDRGTTVHVVLPFTLPAVDHLESVTAATTKPESKKYLDILLAEDDRLNQLFMKTMLEKQGHNVLLANNGQEAVDLFQEQNFDCILMDIQMPVMTGVEATQRIRSMEQGAWGPSETPVYDREPFGLFHGAGMEHGAEVRGQRSEIRDERPTAEVRIPESLNSSIPQSPNPRIPIIAVTAHTQPGDRERFLEAGMDDYIGKPVNNEDFQRVFSKFFGQEHLQQ; encoded by the coding sequence ATGAAACTCTTTACTCGCGGTATTTCACTGAAAGCTGCGCTGCTTGCTCTTTTTGCAGTGGTGACAGTTGCTGCAGTGGCGCTGGTGGGCCTTTTTTCTTATTACACCGGAAAAAGAGCAGTAAATGATGTGGCCCTTCAATTGCGGGCTGAGGTCGTGGAGCGCATCAATGAACATGTGCAGGATTACCTGCTCCTGCCCCATCAGATAAACCATGTCAATGCCCGGGCCATAGCTCTGGACAACGGTCTCGCCCAGGACCAGGAAGCCTTGAGCGCCCGTTTTGCCGAACAGGTGGATCTGTTCCCCACGTTAACCAGCATCAGTTTCGGCAATGCTCTGGGGGGCCTGGCCAACAGCGGTAGGGAGCCAAGGAATGACTCCCGCTATGTCATTGTTACGGACAGGTTCCAAGCTGGGACTTTTCGCAAGATCGCCCTGGATTCCGACGCAAGACAAGACCGGGAAATTGACGTCCTGACGGAATTCGATGCACGGACCAGACCCTGGTATAAACTTGCCCAGGACAAGGGCGGGCCTGTTTACAGTGATATCTACATCCTTTTTACCGGACAGGACATGTCACTGGCTGCCAGCAGTCCGGTTTACGACCGGCAGGATAATTTTCTGGGAGTGCTTTCCATTGACCTGTTTCTCGGCCATCTCTCCGAATTTCTCCGGGATCTGGATATCGGGAACCAGGGGCAGGCCGTTATCATGGAACGCTCCGGGGATCTGGTGGCCAGCTCCAAAGGCCGGGTGCTCATGGTTGATAAAGTTCCGTCCCTGAGTCGCCGGGTGCAGGGGGTGGAGAGTGAAGTCCCTGCTGTGCGTGAGGCTGTCCGTTCTCTAATGTTCCGGTTTGAAGATCTGGATGCCATTCAGGAGGATCATTTCCTTGATTTTAAGGTCCAGGGCCGAAAACACCTGCTGCAGGTATCCTCGCTCAAGGTTGATCCCGGCATTGACTGGCTGGTGGCGGTTTCCATGCCGGAAGAAGATTTCATGGCCGGGTTTGCAGCCCAGAACCGGATCACCATCCTGATAACCCTGGCCGTCCTGGGCCTGGCTCTGCTGGCTGGAATGTTCGTGACCAGAGGTATTGTCAGACCTGTCAGTCTGCTGGAAAGGGCCGCCGGCAGGCTGACGTCAGGTTACCAGCCCGAGGAGATCGCGGAAAAGTCCCGATTTGTGGAGGTCCGCAACCTGACCAGGTCCTTCAACCAGATGTCCCGCAAGGTTTCCGACTCCATTCTGAAGCTGAACAACGAACTGGCTGAGCGCAGGCGGGCCGAGGAATCCCTGCGGGAGAGCCAGGAAAGAATGCAGGCGGTTACTGACTCAGCCCATGACGCAATTATCATGATGGGACCTGACGGCGAAATATCATACTGGAACCCCATGGCCGAATCAATATTCGGATATACTGCACAAGAAGTCATGGGGAAAAGCCTGCATCATCTCCTGGCACCTGAAAGATATCATACAGACATCACAAAAGCCATGCCGGAATTTCAAAGGACAGGTCAGGGAAATGCCGTGGGCAAAACAATTGAATTGTCAGCTATTGGCAAGGATGGCCTGGAGATTCCCATTTCGCTTTCCATGTCTTCTGTCTTGCTACAGGGAAGATGGCATGCAGTTGGAATTGCCCGGGATATTTCCCGGCGCAAAGCGGCTGAAAAAGAACTTATCCAGGCCAAAGAACAAGCCGAGGCAGCCAACATCGCCAAGTCCAAGTTTCTGGCCAACATGAGCCACGAACTGCGTACTCCATTCAACGGCATCATGGGCATGATGCAGCTGTTGCAGACCACGGACCTGAATGATGAACAGCAGGAATTCGTCAATCTGGCTATTCAGTCATCCGAAAGGTTCGTCCGCCTGCTTACGGACATTCTGGAACTGTCCAACATCGAGGCCGGTAAAATGAGCATTTGCTCTGCAGAATTTAGAACTGGAGAATTACTTGAATCCTTGTCAGACCTGTTTTCCGCAGAAGCCCTTAAAAAAGGGATCGTTCTGGAATTTTCCATGGAGCCTGATGTTCCAGAGCAAGTCAGTGGCGACAAGACCCGGGTCAAGCAGGTCATGTTCACCCTGGTGGGCAATGCCTTGAAGTTTACAGAAAGTGGCAGCGTCCAGGTCCACCTGACTTCTATTTCTGGGGCCAAAGGCGGAGATACCAGGTTGAAATTTTCTGTGTCCGATACCGGCATAGGCATCCCCGATGACAAACTGAGCACTTTGTTCAACCCCTTTGTACAGGTGGATGGATCGTATACACGCAAATACCAGGGCGCAGGCCTTGGTCTGTCCTTAGTCAAACGCCTGGTGGATATGATGAACGGGAACATTTCCGTTGAAAGTGAAGTGGACCGGGGGACCACAGTGCACGTGGTCCTGCCTTTTACCCTGCCGGCTGTGGATCACTTGGAATCAGTTACTGCAGCCACAACTAAGCCAGAGTCCAAAAAGTACCTGGACATCCTTCTGGCTGAAGACGATAGGTTGAACCAGTTATTTATGAAAACGATGCTGGAAAAGCAGGGGCATAATGTCCTCCTGGCCAATAACGGGCAGGAAGCCGTAGACTTGTTCCAGGAACAGAACTTTGACTGCATACTCATGGACATCCAGATGCCGGTGATGACCGGGGTAGAGGCGACGCAGCGGATAAGAAGCATGGAGCAGGGGGCATGGGGCCCCAGTGAAACCCCAGTCTACGACAGGGAGCCCTTTGGGCTGTTTCACGGGGCAGGCATGGAGCATGGCGCAGAGGTCAGAGGTCAGAGATCAGAGATCAGAGATGAGAGACCGACTGCAGAAGTACGTATCCCAGAATCCCTCAATTCCTCAATTCCTCAATCCCCCAATCCCCGGATTCCAATAATCGCAGTAACCGCCCATACCCAGCCAGGTGACCGGGAGAGGTTTCTGGAGGCAGGCATGGATGATTACATTGGTAAACCAGTGAATAACGAGGATTTTCAAAGGGTGTTCAGTAAGTTCTTTGGGCAGGAGCATTTACAGCAATAA
- a CDS encoding type II toxin-antitoxin system YhaV family toxin, with translation MQSHGWTLLFHDCLVQQLKRLFAACQRARSSDPEGWLANANVKLFHALSRLMLRTIPADPGHPVYRQGNTLGEDHRHWCRARVGRRFRLFFRYDSASKIIIYAWVNDQQTLRQAKGKKDPYTVFKKMLHQGNPPDDWDQLLNEASSEYKIERL, from the coding sequence ATGCAGAGCCATGGCTGGACGCTGCTCTTTCATGACTGCCTGGTTCAACAGCTGAAACGCCTTTTTGCAGCTTGCCAACGCGCCAGGTCTTCCGACCCTGAAGGCTGGCTGGCCAATGCAAATGTCAAGCTGTTTCATGCGCTATCAAGGCTGATGTTAAGGACCATACCTGCCGATCCTGGTCATCCCGTGTACCGCCAGGGCAACACTTTGGGAGAGGATCACAGGCACTGGTGCAGAGCCAGGGTAGGCAGGCGCTTTCGCCTCTTTTTTCGCTACGACTCTGCTTCGAAGATCATTATCTATGCCTGGGTCAATGACCAGCAAACCCTGCGCCAGGCAAAAGGAAAAAAAGATCCATACACTGTTTTCAAGAAAATGCTGCACCAGGGTAATCCGCCGGATGATTGGGACCAACTTCTGAATGAAGCCAGCTCCGAGTACAAGATAGAAAGGTTATGA
- a CDS encoding type II toxin-antitoxin system PrlF family antitoxin, which translates to MTTIREMATMSSKGQVTLPKAIRKALNIDAGSRLAFTLRGNEIVISAEDEHNDPAVASFLNLLEQDIAHGRHVLVLPDDLVKSLVTALEYDQDHDQEISGDVDL; encoded by the coding sequence ATGACGACAATTAGAGAAATGGCCACCATGTCTTCCAAGGGCCAGGTGACCCTGCCCAAAGCCATCCGTAAGGCTCTGAATATTGATGCAGGGTCCAGGCTGGCCTTCACCCTCCGCGGCAATGAAATCGTGATTAGCGCCGAAGATGAGCACAATGACCCTGCTGTAGCCTCTTTTTTGAATCTGCTGGAACAGGACATCGCGCACGGCCGCCATGTTTTAGTTCTCCCGGACGATCTTGTCAAGAGCTTGGTCACGGCCCTTGAATACGATCAAGACCATGATCAAGAAATCTCTGGAGATGTGGACCTGTAA
- a CDS encoding response regulator, with protein sequence MSEKTLNTILVVDDTQTIRHITKKTLEADNYVVLAASNGPEALSIAADKIPDLILLDVMMPDMDGFEVCSRLKADICTRDIPVVFITASGNKEHEVKGLDLGAEDFVHKPFHEGVLLARVGQILRRLQAEEQLRTSRESHRMLLDSIETQVWHLTDEHTYGAVNRAHADFFGFSPSEIANRDIDQFLPEGMVAAIRKGNREVFSRKEQIHIEEWVSNASGEPRLLSITKTPKIDEQGNVDYVVCSAEDMTAQWKATEKLKVSEEKLSSILNNMKDVVWSISWPDLRHLYLSPSSEKLYGISAHEFYENPTLFKDVTHPEDRHLTKKAVEQLLEEGEAVRECRIIRPDGSIVWINDTSKMIYDDNQQPARVDGVTRDVTELVKARQDLIQAKEHAEEATRAKSDFLANMSHEIRTPMNGVIGMTGLLLDTDLDSEQQHYARTVRSSAESLLTVINDILDFSKIEAGRLDIETVDFDLEAMLRDFSGMMAVKAEEKGLELICSMDPNVPSMVRGDSGRLRQILMNLVGNAVKFTEHGEVEIRVSKSEVVDQRSEVSDQPANRLSHEQTGIKDQYGDSRIVELCFQIRDTGIGIPQDKQDSLFESFSQVDASTTRKFGGTGLGLAISRQLAEMMGGTAGLESVEDQGSTFWFTVRLGVQDEQQQERPVPACLQGVRTLIVDDNSTNREILRVRFGSWGMRPGEAANGSAALSMLHQAKAENDPFVLAVLDMQMPDMDGETLGRNIKEDGQLKDTRLIMMSSATGQTGDSRRLHETGFDSILNKPVLPSELYASLEKILARTGAADLPAGHTEPEKIRQGYPDFSGTKARILVAEDNMVNQQVALGILKKMGLRADAVANGQEALHALENIPYDLVLMDVQMPEMGGLEATRRIRSMEHGTPVKPLSTTGSPLGCFTGQAGGMEHGAEDKGQRSEVRDQRLESESQNTSVPESLNPSIPQFLNSSIPEFRIPIIAMTAGAMQEDRERCIEAGMDDYTAKPVNPDELARVLEKWLSKERNQRTEDRSHKSEVSDQGTGGRHQAEGSGQGEEEGDLGTGEAAETKQEPSKAFVCTRPVFDQEDFLTRIGHDSDMAEHILNIYMESLPKNIKLLKNFIAQGQNEEATRQAHSIKGNSGNIGGLAMAEIAGMMEEAGHCGKLEQMKELMHELERQFDICMAEN encoded by the coding sequence ATGTCTGAAAAAACACTGAACACAATCCTGGTAGTTGACGATACCCAAACCATTCGGCACATTACCAAGAAAACTCTGGAAGCGGACAACTACGTTGTCCTTGCTGCGTCGAACGGCCCTGAGGCTCTGTCAATCGCAGCAGACAAGATTCCTGATTTGATTCTGCTGGACGTGATGATGCCTGACATGGACGGATTTGAGGTCTGCTCCAGGCTCAAGGCCGATATCTGCACCAGAGATATACCGGTGGTCTTCATCACTGCCTCGGGCAATAAAGAACACGAGGTAAAAGGTTTGGACCTGGGCGCCGAGGACTTTGTCCACAAACCCTTCCACGAGGGAGTCCTTCTAGCGCGGGTGGGGCAGATACTGCGCAGGCTGCAGGCAGAGGAACAGTTGCGCACAAGCAGGGAGAGCCATCGCATGCTCCTGGACAGTATTGAAACCCAGGTCTGGCATCTAACCGACGAACATACTTACGGGGCGGTTAACAGGGCGCACGCGGATTTTTTTGGTTTCTCCCCGAGTGAGATCGCCAATAGAGACATTGACCAGTTCCTGCCGGAAGGTATGGTTGCTGCCATTCGCAAAGGCAACCGGGAAGTCTTTTCCAGAAAAGAGCAGATTCACATTGAAGAATGGGTTTCCAATGCATCTGGCGAGCCTAGACTGTTGTCGATTACCAAAACACCCAAGATTGATGAACAGGGCAATGTTGATTACGTAGTCTGCTCTGCCGAAGACATGACCGCACAATGGAAAGCGACGGAGAAATTAAAAGTAAGTGAAGAAAAATTAAGCAGTATTTTGAATAATATGAAAGATGTAGTCTGGTCCATTTCCTGGCCTGACTTAAGGCACCTCTATCTCAGCCCCTCTTCGGAAAAGTTATATGGGATATCTGCACATGAGTTTTATGAAAATCCAACGTTATTCAAAGATGTAACCCATCCAGAAGATCGACACCTTACAAAAAAAGCTGTTGAACAATTATTAGAAGAAGGCGAGGCTGTGCGGGAATGTCGCATAATAAGACCAGATGGCAGCATTGTTTGGATCAACGATACGTCAAAAATGATTTATGATGACAATCAGCAGCCAGCAAGGGTGGACGGAGTAACCCGGGATGTCACGGAACTGGTAAAGGCACGACAGGATTTGATCCAGGCCAAGGAACATGCCGAGGAAGCCACCCGGGCCAAGAGCGATTTTCTAGCCAACATGAGCCATGAAATCCGCACCCCCATGAACGGGGTCATCGGCATGACCGGGCTGCTTCTGGATACGGACCTGGACAGTGAGCAGCAGCATTATGCCCGCACTGTGCGCTCCAGTGCCGAGTCCCTTTTGACCGTGATCAACGACATCCTGGATTTTTCCAAGATAGAGGCCGGACGCTTAGACATTGAAACCGTTGATTTCGACCTGGAGGCCATGCTCAGGGATTTTTCGGGCATGATGGCTGTCAAGGCGGAAGAGAAAGGTCTGGAACTTATCTGTTCCATGGACCCGAACGTACCCTCCATGGTCCGGGGAGATTCGGGCCGGTTGCGTCAGATTCTCATGAACCTGGTGGGCAATGCGGTCAAGTTTACCGAACATGGAGAGGTGGAGATCAGGGTGTCGAAATCAGAGGTCGTAGATCAGAGGTCAGAGGTCAGTGATCAACCGGCGAACCGCCTGTCCCATGAACAGACAGGTATTAAAGATCAATATGGTGACTCCAGGATTGTGGAACTTTGTTTCCAGATCCGGGACACCGGCATAGGCATTCCTCAAGACAAGCAAGACAGTCTTTTCGAAAGCTTTTCCCAGGTTGATGCCTCCACTACCCGCAAATTCGGCGGTACCGGACTGGGACTGGCCATTTCCAGGCAACTGGCCGAGATGATGGGCGGTACAGCAGGCCTGGAAAGTGTAGAGGACCAGGGAAGCACATTCTGGTTTACAGTGCGCCTGGGCGTTCAGGATGAACAGCAGCAGGAAAGGCCAGTTCCGGCCTGCCTGCAGGGGGTTCGCACTCTTATCGTGGACGACAATTCCACCAACCGGGAGATACTCAGGGTTCGCTTCGGCTCCTGGGGTATGCGGCCCGGGGAAGCTGCCAATGGTTCTGCAGCTCTGAGCATGCTGCATCAGGCCAAGGCAGAGAATGACCCCTTTGTGTTGGCTGTCTTAGACATGCAGATGCCGGACATGGACGGAGAAACCCTGGGACGAAATATCAAGGAAGACGGGCAATTAAAGGACACCAGGCTGATCATGATGTCATCGGCAACCGGGCAGACAGGTGATTCCAGGCGTCTGCATGAAACAGGATTCGACAGCATCCTGAATAAACCTGTCCTGCCAAGTGAACTTTATGCCAGCCTGGAAAAGATCCTGGCAAGAACAGGCGCTGCGGACCTGCCTGCAGGGCATACGGAACCAGAGAAAATCCGGCAGGGATATCCGGACTTTTCCGGCACAAAAGCCCGTATCCTGGTAGCCGAAGACAACATGGTCAACCAGCAGGTAGCCCTGGGCATTCTCAAAAAAATGGGCCTGCGTGCCGATGCCGTGGCCAACGGCCAGGAAGCCCTCCACGCACTGGAAAACATTCCCTACGATCTGGTGCTCATGGATGTACAGATGCCGGAAATGGGCGGACTGGAAGCCACCCGGCGGATAAGAAGCATGGAGCATGGGACCCCAGTGAAACCCCTGTCTACGACAGGGAGCCCTTTGGGCTGTTTCACGGGGCAGGCAGGGGGCATGGAGCATGGAGCAGAGGATAAAGGGCAGAGATCAGAGGTCAGAGATCAGAGGCTGGAGAGCGAATCCCAAAATACCTCAGTTCCTGAATCCCTCAATCCCTCAATCCCCCAATTCCTCAATTCCTCAATCCCAGAATTCAGAATTCCAATTATCGCCATGACCGCCGGAGCCATGCAGGAGGACCGGGAACGGTGCATTGAGGCCGGCATGGACGATTATACAGCCAAGCCGGTCAATCCGGATGAGCTGGCCCGGGTGCTGGAGAAGTGGCTTTCAAAAGAAAGAAACCAGAGGACAGAGGACAGGAGTCACAAGTCAGAGGTCAGTGATCAGGGAACAGGCGGCAGACATCAGGCAGAGGGCAGTGGTCAGGGGGAAGAAGAAGGTGATCTCGGGACCGGAGAGGCTGCGGAAACGAAACAGGAACCCTCGAAAGCTTTTGTCTGTACCAGGCCAGTGTTCGACCAGGAGGATTTCTTGACAAGAATTGGACATGATAGTGATATGGCTGAACACATACTGAATATTTACATGGAATCCTTACCTAAAAACATTAAATTACTGAAAAACTTTATTGCACAGGGCCAGAACGAAGAAGCAACCAGACAGGCCCATTCAATAAAAGGCAATTCAGGCAATATCGGGGGGCTGGCCATGGCTGAGATTGCCGGAATGATGGAAGAAGCAGGTCATTGCGGTAAACTCGAGCAGATGAAAGAACTTATGCACGAACTGGAAAGGCAGTTTGATATATGTATGGCGGAAAATTAA
- a CDS encoding universal stress protein: protein MAEIKKILCAVDFSEMTPKVVEYADTLAKKMDADVHVIFVVQRLDHYASFNVAPPSLQEIHGEVLGEAEKKIDALVQEQFSTDKVTAKVLSGHADEEILRYAKDENVDLIVMGTHGRKGVDRLLFGSIAEKVVKTSQVPVMTIRPQ from the coding sequence ATGGCTGAAATAAAGAAGATATTATGCGCTGTTGATTTTTCAGAAATGACCCCCAAAGTTGTTGAGTACGCAGACACTCTGGCCAAAAAAATGGACGCTGATGTTCACGTGATTTTTGTGGTCCAGCGTCTGGACCATTATGCCAGCTTTAATGTAGCCCCTCCCTCTCTTCAGGAGATTCACGGAGAAGTTCTGGGAGAAGCAGAAAAGAAGATTGATGCTCTTGTCCAGGAGCAATTCAGCACGGACAAGGTGACAGCAAAGGTGTTGAGCGGGCATGCAGATGAAGAGATTTTGAGGTATGCCAAGGATGAAAATGTAGACTTGATCGTAATGGGTACCCACGGGCGAAAGGGAGTGGACAGGTTGTTGTTCGGATCAATAGCTGAAAAAGTTGTTAAGACTTCACAAGTTCCAGTAATGACTATCAGGCCGCAGTAG
- a CDS encoding DUF2177 family protein, whose amino-acid sequence MNLYFYIKLYLITVPFFFAVDLIWLGLVARNFYQKHLGFILSPEVNWAAAITFYLIYIAGIIFFAVIPALERDSLATALIWGGLFGFFTYATYDLTNMALIKGWPLRVVVVDIAWGAVLCAVVAALSFKAAGWIS is encoded by the coding sequence ATGAACCTTTATTTTTATATCAAGCTCTACCTGATAACTGTACCTTTCTTTTTTGCTGTAGACCTGATCTGGCTTGGCCTGGTGGCCAGAAATTTTTACCAGAAACACCTGGGATTCATTCTCAGTCCGGAGGTCAACTGGGCTGCGGCTATTACCTTTTACCTCATCTACATAGCGGGCATCATTTTCTTTGCCGTGATCCCGGCCCTGGAGAGGGACTCCCTGGCAACCGCCCTGATCTGGGGAGGGCTTTTCGGATTCTTTACCTATGCCACCTACGACCTGACCAACATGGCCCTGATAAAAGGCTGGCCCCTCAGGGTTGTCGTGGTGGACATAGCCTGGGGGGCTGTTTTGTGCGCTGTTGTCGCTGCACTGAGCTTCAAGGCCGCTGGATGGATAAGTTAA
- a CDS encoding prenyltransferase codes for MLDYAAGTTYNIGMISIIKRFFPESSFKHVKEGQAGCFNFSRNSTWSAWFQAARMPSQVYIFLPLLMGQAMAFTQGAFSWSVFLFCHLYGLAMQLFIVFANDVADEDTDRLNSTYTIFSGGSRVLADDCLSSRSLFSAAGVSALLCLLAGVLLAWFSSGWGPLLLVLLGLVLLWAYSFKPFRLSYRGGGELLQMLGVGGVLPMLGYLAQHGSLSGIYWPYMGLMLLLALSCAMSTSLPDEPSDRLSLKKSSSVLLGGRLNQRLILALNAGAFFLLALFMLHGLGYTGMYLIALLCLGLWFSGVLLLDQKPGSLGLSVFVASSVSFSLLPMAGVSMALFIS; via the coding sequence TTGCTTGATTATGCAGCCGGCACCACCTACAATATCGGAATGATATCTATAATCAAAAGGTTTTTTCCGGAATCTTCATTTAAGCATGTCAAAGAAGGGCAGGCAGGCTGTTTTAATTTTTCAAGAAACAGTACATGGTCCGCATGGTTTCAGGCGGCCAGGATGCCTTCACAGGTGTACATTTTTCTGCCCCTGCTCATGGGGCAGGCTATGGCTTTCACCCAGGGGGCTTTTTCCTGGTCGGTTTTTTTGTTCTGCCACCTGTACGGATTGGCCATGCAGCTTTTTATTGTCTTTGCCAATGATGTCGCTGATGAGGATACAGACAGGCTTAATTCGACATATACAATTTTTTCCGGGGGTTCCAGGGTCCTGGCAGATGATTGCCTGTCTTCCAGAAGCCTTTTTTCTGCAGCTGGTGTTAGCGCCCTGCTTTGTCTACTTGCAGGGGTGTTGCTTGCATGGTTTTCGTCAGGGTGGGGACCGCTGCTTCTGGTTCTTCTAGGCCTGGTTCTTTTATGGGCCTACAGTTTCAAACCCTTTCGCCTTTCTTACCGTGGAGGGGGAGAATTGCTGCAGATGCTTGGAGTAGGCGGGGTGCTGCCCATGCTCGGATATCTGGCGCAGCATGGAAGCCTGAGCGGGATCTACTGGCCTTACATGGGATTGATGCTTCTTCTGGCACTGTCCTGTGCCATGAGCACCTCTCTTCCAGATGAGCCTTCGGATCGACTGAGCCTGAAAAAAAGCAGTTCAGTCCTTTTGGGGGGACGGCTCAATCAGAGGCTTATTCTGGCCCTTAATGCCGGTGCTTTTTTTCTTCTTGCCCTGTTTATGCTTCACGGTCTTGGCTACACTGGCATGTATCTGATTGCCTTGCTCTGCCTGGGTTTGTGGTTTTCAGGAGTCTTGCTGCTGGATCAAAAGCCGGGCAGCCTGGGACTTTCGGTTTTTGTGGCTTCCAGTGTGAGTTTCAGTCTGTTGCCCATGGCCGGGGTGTCCATGGCCCTGTTTATAAGTTAA
- a CDS encoding DUF1295 domain-containing protein has protein sequence MPLHTIILLNLAAVMLLMLAAWILSLARDKACVADSFWGAGFVLIAWLTWFMGPETFRSLLVALLISIWGIRLILHITRRNWGQPEDRRYQAMRDYHGESFRWISLFKVFMLQGSLLWIIALAPQVAQASPRPGELVWLDFLGIFIWALGMLFEVVGDYQMSQFKKDPSNRGRVMDRGLWGWTRHPNYFGECLVWWGIFCIALSVPGGWMTIISPLLITFLLVRVSGVAMLEKDMGSRRPEYENYKKRVSAFVPWFPLKNKEAGDHEQP, from the coding sequence ATGCCTTTACACACCATTATTCTGCTCAACCTGGCGGCTGTCATGCTGCTTATGCTGGCGGCCTGGATCTTATCCCTCGCCCGGGACAAGGCCTGTGTGGCTGATTCCTTCTGGGGGGCGGGCTTTGTGCTCATTGCCTGGCTGACCTGGTTCATGGGGCCGGAAACTTTCAGGAGTCTCCTTGTGGCCCTGCTCATCAGCATCTGGGGGATTCGACTCATTTTACATATTACCCGGCGTAACTGGGGACAGCCTGAAGACAGGCGATACCAGGCCATGCGGGATTACCACGGAGAAAGTTTCCGGTGGATAAGCCTGTTCAAGGTGTTCATGCTGCAGGGGAGCTTGTTGTGGATTATCGCCCTGGCTCCCCAGGTGGCCCAGGCGTCCCCACGCCCCGGTGAACTTGTCTGGCTGGACTTTCTGGGAATTTTCATCTGGGCCCTGGGCATGCTGTTCGAAGTTGTGGGTGATTACCAGATGTCACAGTTCAAAAAGGATCCCTCCAACAGGGGCAGGGTCATGGACAGGGGACTCTGGGGATGGACCCGCCACCCCAACTATTTCGGGGAGTGCCTGGTCTGGTGGGGCATATTCTGTATAGCCCTTTCGGTACCTGGAGGATGGATGACCATTATCAGCCCCTTACTCATAACCTTCCTCCTGGTCAGAGTTTCAGGGGTGGCCATGCTGGAGAAGGACATGGGTTCAAGACGCCCGGAATACGAAAACTACAAGAAAAGAGTCAGTGCATTCGTGCCCTGGTTTCCCCTTAAAAATAAAGAAGCAGGAGATCATGAACAGCCATAA